The following coding sequences lie in one Candidatus Brocadia sp. genomic window:
- the rsfS gene encoding ribosome silencing factor yields the protein MADSKKAEDILIFDVQGLTFVTDFFVICSGFNKRQLQSIANEIETRLHSYGIHWVGIEGYSEARWILMDYGDVVVHLFDRDMRHFYDLELLWGDARKLPWKDNT from the coding sequence ATTGCCGACAGCAAGAAAGCTGAAGATATTTTGATCTTTGATGTTCAAGGGTTAACTTTTGTTACAGATTTCTTTGTTATTTGCAGCGGCTTCAATAAGCGGCAATTACAGAGCATTGCTAATGAAATAGAGACGAGGCTACATAGCTATGGTATCCATTGGGTAGGTATCGAGGGGTACTCGGAAGCCCGATGGATACTCATGGACTATGGTGATGTGGTCGTGCATCTTTTTGACAGAGACATGCGTCATTTTTATGATTTAGAACTCTTGTGGGGCGATGCGCGAAAGTTGCCGTGGAAAGACAATACCTAA
- a CDS encoding sodium-translocating pyrophosphatase, translating to MPNLWWIAPIGALFALFYARKFYKEVMRAPEGNEKMISIAGHVREGAYAYLKQQYKVVGIFFVGAFLVLLLISFGLHAQSKVVPFAFLSSGFLSGLAGFLGMKTATSASSRTAEGARKSLNQGLQVAFRSGAVMGLIVVGMGLLDVSLWFFVFRKFTNISLLDMAMMLPCFGIGASSQALFARVGGGIFTKAADVGADLVGKVEAGIPEDDPRNPATIADNVGDNVGDVAGMGADLYESYYNSMLACAALGVTAGLGIAGMVVPMILAGIGIILSIIGIYAVKTKEEASQKELLKALGKGINLSSILILITSAVVIKFMLPQNFGIWGSIVTGLIAGVIIGKGTEYYTSSNYSPTKGIAGHAKTGPATVIIDGIATGMMSTIIPVITISAAILLSYAFAGGFSNISLGLYGIAIAAVGMLSTLGLTLATDAYGPIADNAGGNAEMSGLEPFVRERTDALDALGNTTAATGKGFAIGSAALTAMALIASFVEQIKVGLERAGVHTIQVAGTSINLANAKLSDLMHSLDITLINPKVLIGLFVGGLSAFIFSAMTMKAVGRAAGSMVEEVRRQFREIAGIMEGTGKPDYAACVAISTKGAQREMFVPSLLALLVPIVSGLVLGVPGVVGLLAGSLTVGFLLAVFMANAGGAWDNAKKYIESGVLGGKGSPAHKAAVVGDTVGDPFKDTSGPSLNILLKLMSIVSVVFAGIIIKFSPKIGALLHLH from the coding sequence ATACCCAACCTGTGGTGGATTGCGCCAATTGGCGCGTTGTTTGCGCTTTTTTATGCACGGAAATTCTACAAAGAAGTCATGCGGGCGCCTGAGGGTAACGAGAAAATGATCTCGATAGCCGGTCACGTCAGAGAAGGCGCTTATGCCTATCTGAAACAACAATACAAGGTCGTAGGTATATTCTTTGTCGGTGCCTTTCTTGTGCTCCTTTTGATCTCTTTCGGGTTACATGCCCAGTCAAAAGTAGTTCCTTTTGCATTCCTCTCCAGCGGTTTCTTATCCGGCCTTGCCGGCTTCCTGGGAATGAAGACCGCCACCAGCGCCAGTTCAAGGACGGCAGAAGGTGCGAGGAAATCCTTGAATCAAGGGTTGCAAGTCGCATTCAGAAGCGGTGCCGTCATGGGACTGATCGTGGTTGGTATGGGACTGCTCGATGTTTCCTTGTGGTTCTTTGTGTTCCGTAAATTCACAAATATCTCGTTGCTCGATATGGCAATGATGCTGCCGTGTTTTGGCATCGGTGCCAGCTCTCAGGCCTTGTTTGCAAGGGTAGGCGGTGGGATATTCACAAAGGCTGCCGACGTGGGAGCTGATTTGGTGGGTAAAGTGGAGGCAGGTATTCCCGAAGACGATCCAAGGAACCCTGCTACCATTGCTGATAACGTCGGAGATAACGTCGGTGACGTTGCGGGTATGGGCGCAGATCTGTACGAATCGTATTATAATTCCATGCTTGCCTGCGCGGCTCTGGGTGTAACTGCCGGTCTTGGTATTGCCGGAATGGTGGTGCCTATGATCCTAGCAGGGATAGGTATCATACTTTCCATTATCGGTATCTATGCCGTTAAAACAAAGGAAGAGGCATCGCAGAAAGAGCTCCTGAAGGCATTGGGAAAGGGAATCAATCTTAGTTCGATACTAATCTTGATCACCTCAGCCGTGGTTATCAAGTTCATGCTGCCTCAAAATTTTGGCATCTGGGGTTCGATTGTAACAGGATTGATAGCGGGTGTTATTATCGGTAAGGGTACAGAATACTATACCTCTTCCAATTATTCACCAACAAAGGGTATTGCCGGACATGCAAAGACAGGTCCCGCAACGGTGATTATTGATGGTATTGCCACGGGCATGATGTCTACAATTATACCCGTCATTACTATTTCTGCAGCGATCTTATTAAGTTATGCCTTTGCAGGTGGTTTTTCAAATATTTCACTCGGTCTTTACGGAATTGCCATTGCGGCAGTCGGTATGCTTTCCACATTGGGGTTAACACTGGCAACGGACGCCTATGGGCCCATTGCGGACAATGCCGGTGGTAATGCGGAAATGAGCGGCCTTGAGCCCTTCGTCAGGGAAAGAACAGATGCACTCGATGCATTGGGAAATACAACGGCAGCGACAGGAAAGGGCTTCGCCATTGGTTCTGCTGCATTAACTGCCATGGCGCTGATTGCCTCATTTGTCGAACAAATAAAGGTAGGATTGGAACGTGCAGGAGTACATACTATCCAGGTTGCAGGGACTTCTATTAATCTGGCCAATGCAAAATTATCTGATCTCATGCACTCACTGGATATTACCTTAATCAACCCAAAGGTGCTCATAGGCCTGTTCGTAGGGGGTCTGTCAGCGTTTATTTTCAGTGCTATGACGATGAAGGCTGTAGGACGCGCTGCAGGTAGTATGGTGGAAGAAGTCAGAAGGCAATTCAGAGAAATCGCAGGGATTATGGAAGGAACGGGAAAACCCGATTATGCTGCCTGTGTGGCAATCAGCACCAAGGGAGCGCAACGGGAAATGTTCGTCCCTTCTCTCCTAGCCTTGCTGGTACCTATTGTTTCTGGTTTGGTATTGGGCGTACCCGGTGTAGTAGGACTTTTGGCGGGAAGTTTGACGGTAGGTTTCTTGCTGGCAGTCTTTATGGCAAACGCAGGCGGAGCCTGGGATAATGCAAAAAAGTATATCGAAAGTGGCGTATTAGGTGGAAAGGGTTCACCTGCACACAAAGCGGCTGTCGTTGGAGATACAGTAGGCGACCCGTTCAAAGATACATCCGGCCCTTCTTTGAATATCCTGTTAAAACTTATGTCAATTGTATCGGTTGTCTTTGCTGGCATTATCATTAAATTTTCACCCAAGATAGGTGCCCTTTTGCACCTTCACTAA
- a CDS encoding ABC transporter ATP-binding protein, with product MDSFAVRTEGLTKVYKDFWRRKSTSALTNLNLTIERGEIFGLLGPNGSGKTTTVKLLLGLLFPTCGKSWLLGYPSSDLKIKSKIGFLPEESYLYKFLNAEEILDFYAKLFDIPKKERKRRIDDLLHDVGLDPYRKRPLNQYSKGMLRRIGLAQAIINDPELVILDEPTSGLDPIGGREMKDLILEFKRQGKTVVLCSHLLADVQDICDRIAIFNKGIVQVMGSVKELLSQKDVVEFMVKNLSDNDIQAVAAFIKSKNGDVLSINHPSSTLEELFVNIIQHRS from the coding sequence TTGGATAGTTTCGCAGTTAGAACAGAAGGACTTACTAAGGTCTACAAGGATTTCTGGAGACGGAAAAGTACCTCAGCCTTAACAAATCTTAATCTAACTATTGAGCGGGGAGAGATATTTGGATTACTTGGACCTAATGGCTCAGGTAAGACGACCACAGTAAAATTATTGCTCGGCCTCCTCTTTCCCACCTGCGGTAAATCCTGGTTGCTGGGATATCCTTCAAGCGATTTAAAGATTAAAAGCAAGATAGGTTTTTTACCAGAGGAATCGTATTTATATAAATTCCTCAATGCAGAAGAAATTCTGGATTTTTACGCAAAGCTCTTTGATATTCCAAAAAAAGAAAGAAAAAGACGGATCGATGATTTGCTCCACGATGTGGGACTGGATCCCTATCGCAAACGTCCTTTAAACCAATATTCAAAAGGGATGTTACGGAGAATTGGGCTAGCACAGGCCATTATCAACGACCCTGAGCTGGTGATACTGGACGAGCCTACAAGTGGTCTGGATCCCATCGGCGGCCGAGAGATGAAGGACCTTATCCTGGAATTTAAAAGGCAGGGAAAGACCGTTGTCCTCTGCTCGCACTTGTTGGCTGATGTGCAAGATATTTGCGACCGAATAGCCATCTTCAACAAGGGTATTGTGCAGGTAATGGGTAGCGTGAAAGAATTGTTGTCTCAGAAAGACGTCGTAGAATTTATGGTGAAAAATCTTTCAGACAATGACATCCAAGCGGTCGCTGCTTTTATTAAAAGCAAAAATGGCGATGTGCTATCGATCAATCACCCTTCCTCCACCTTGGAAGAGCTGTTTGTAAATATCATTCAACATCGTTCATAG
- a CDS encoding ABC transporter permease, with protein MMILTIASHTFQEALRKKTLHILIGLGILIVTVLPVIPTTDEPDARIKMTLVVFFQVVILLCILGVIFLSATSLPHEIEDRTIYGILSKPISRLNIIVGKIFGFALLSAILIIILSLLNMASILRIASELPEEYKGILKARKEFKASQFSIEGKPHHTREGILWVEGGRTGIASWSFPELYKKPENKSTFEIELNLKIESSGTFIDTVPLVVGIENTISGRCKTEVLSATVDKPLTVKLDPEIVQAGGAIKVTAFPVHMTDYAGVRHDDVTVFSIQKGFVSNYAKAISITFLKFLLIIIIAVMGSTYLSAPVSIVSALVVFLCGHILEFIRDFSLLMQHQDVHDHGLPSVLKKPNILFVYMDYLMKKPLEWLSFILPDFKRFDCLKFLLKGINIPLETVGYSLGYTAIYASICLFISVIIFKKREFF; from the coding sequence ATGATGATACTAACCATTGCCAGTCATACCTTTCAAGAGGCACTCCGGAAAAAAACACTACATATACTGATCGGACTTGGCATCCTCATCGTGACTGTTTTACCCGTTATCCCAACGACAGATGAGCCTGATGCCAGGATAAAAATGACTCTGGTAGTGTTTTTTCAGGTAGTGATACTTTTATGTATCCTGGGAGTGATTTTCCTTTCTGCCACATCGCTGCCTCACGAAATAGAAGACAGGACGATCTATGGCATTTTATCAAAACCCATATCGAGACTAAATATCATTGTGGGTAAAATCTTCGGTTTTGCCTTATTATCCGCCATTTTGATAATAATTTTGAGCCTGTTGAACATGGCATCCATTCTACGGATCGCGTCAGAATTACCGGAAGAATATAAAGGTATACTAAAGGCGAGGAAAGAGTTTAAGGCATCGCAGTTTTCCATCGAAGGTAAACCACACCATACCCGTGAGGGAATTCTATGGGTTGAAGGGGGGAGGACTGGAATTGCGTCTTGGAGTTTTCCCGAATTATACAAAAAACCTGAAAATAAATCTACCTTTGAAATAGAGTTAAATCTAAAGATCGAAAGTAGCGGGACGTTTATTGACACGGTACCGCTAGTTGTGGGGATAGAAAATACTATTTCTGGCCGATGTAAAACCGAGGTTTTATCAGCAACGGTAGATAAACCTTTAACAGTGAAGCTGGATCCTGAAATTGTGCAGGCGGGTGGCGCCATAAAAGTCACCGCTTTCCCTGTGCATATGACGGATTATGCCGGTGTAAGGCACGATGACGTTACGGTATTCTCCATACAAAAAGGTTTTGTATCTAATTATGCAAAGGCCATTTCAATAACTTTTTTAAAATTTTTGCTGATCATAATTATTGCAGTGATGGGATCCACCTATCTCTCTGCACCGGTGAGTATCGTTTCTGCCCTGGTTGTTTTCCTGTGCGGGCATATCCTGGAGTTTATCAGAGATTTCTCTTTACTGATGCAACACCAGGATGTACATGACCATGGCTTGCCGTCGGTGTTAAAAAAACCAAATATCCTTTTCGTATATATGGATTACCTTATGAAAAAGCCTTTGGAATGGCTTTCGTTTATTTTACCGGATTTCAAAAGATTCGACTGTTTGAAATTTCTCCTGAAAGGCATAAACATCCCTTTAGAAACCGTTGGGTATTCTTTAGGATATACAGCCATTTATGCAAGTATCTGCCTCTTTATATCCGTCATAATCTTTAAAAAGAGAGAGTTTTTTTAA
- a CDS encoding 30S ribosomal protein S21: protein MAKIQITSDENIREALRRFKKMCDKEGIINQSKRIAYFEKPSERRRREESRRIKNIKRAQKLGISGLTSPVRNQKNTYSKYSSF from the coding sequence ATGGCGAAAATACAAATAACATCAGACGAAAATATACGAGAAGCATTGAGAAGATTTAAGAAAATGTGCGATAAAGAAGGTATCATTAATCAATCGAAGCGTATAGCCTATTTCGAAAAACCTTCGGAAAGAAGACGCCGTGAGGAAAGCCGAAGGATTAAAAATATTAAAAGGGCACAAAAATTAGGCATTTCCGGTCTGACAAGTCCTGTACGTAATCAAAAGAATACTTATTCTAAATATTCATCATTTTAG
- a CDS encoding zinc ribbon domain-containing protein translates to MSGNMITERDDRVCPNTNCQYDNHVKGANFCILCGTLLYHRCENCLDVNPRYARFCYYCGSSLSEVKPSVQYEADFGENFGTQQRR, encoded by the coding sequence ATGTCCGGTAATATGATTACTGAAAGGGATGACAGGGTATGTCCTAATACAAATTGTCAATACGACAATCATGTAAAAGGTGCAAATTTCTGCATCCTGTGCGGCACGCTTTTGTACCATAGGTGTGAAAATTGTCTGGATGTGAACCCACGATACGCGAGATTTTGTTATTATTGCGGAAGCAGTCTGTCGGAAGTCAAGCCATCTGTACAATATGAGGCAGATTTTGGAGAAAATTTCGGAACACAACAACGACGGTAG
- a CDS encoding SCO family protein encodes MRKQVMCLKRQVPVIIILWGLLLGAPSFAKDNGLGYTPPAPGSYELPPIKRAVDGIVLDTKGNRQHLFDYMDDKLVILSFIYTTCSDICHIATYVLQQVTTELKQDPVFSDKVRLITLSFDPDHDTPEVMHRYAQEMECDTSGWVFLTTSSHTELQPILDGYGQYIVRERDAAGKITGAFMHVLKVFLIDRKRKIRNIYSLSFLHPTLLLNDIRTLLLEEAANR; translated from the coding sequence ATGCGGAAGCAAGTAATGTGCCTTAAGCGCCAGGTACCGGTAATTATTATTTTATGGGGGCTTTTGCTGGGAGCACCTTCATTTGCAAAAGACAATGGACTGGGCTACACGCCACCTGCACCCGGCAGTTATGAACTCCCCCCCATCAAACGGGCTGTCGACGGGATTGTGCTTGACACCAAAGGGAATCGGCAGCACCTGTTTGATTACATGGATGATAAGCTCGTGATATTGAGTTTTATCTATACTACCTGTAGCGATATTTGTCACATTGCGACATATGTGTTGCAGCAGGTAACGACCGAACTCAAACAAGATCCAGTGTTTTCAGACAAGGTGCGTCTCATTACTTTAAGTTTCGATCCTGACCACGACACGCCCGAAGTTATGCACCGCTATGCGCAGGAAATGGAGTGTGATACATCCGGATGGGTGTTTCTCACCACCTCTTCGCACACTGAATTGCAACCGATATTAGACGGCTATGGTCAGTATATCGTTCGGGAGCGTGATGCCGCCGGCAAGATAACAGGGGCGTTTATGCATGTCCTCAAGGTCTTTTTAATCGATCGTAAACGCAAGATTCGCAATATTTATAGTCTGAGCTTTTTGCATCCGACGCTTCTGTTGAATGACATCAGAACGTTATTGTTGGAAGAGGCGGCAAACCGATAG
- a CDS encoding DUF86 domain-containing protein — protein MRDEILKYLFDIKEASLAIFQFVHGKKFEDYEQDELLRSGVERKFEIIGEALNRIKNEDAAVLAKIRDYRNIVSFRNILAHGYDTIDDRIV, from the coding sequence ATGAGGGATGAAATCCTAAAGTATCTCTTTGACATCAAAGAAGCATCTTTAGCTATTTTCCAATTTGTGCACGGGAAGAAGTTTGAAGATTACGAACAGGACGAATTACTTCGGAGTGGTGTTGAGAGAAAGTTTGAGATTATTGGAGAAGCGCTGAACAGAATCAAAAATGAAGATGCTGCCGTACTTGCTAAGATAAGAGATTATCGCAACATTGTATCTTTTAGGAACATTCTCGCACATGGTTACGATACCATTGACGACAGAATAGTGTAA
- the trpD gene encoding anthranilate phosphoribosyltransferase: MPIKEAISKLVNKQNLSTEESLTTMTQIMEGNATDAQIASFITALRMKGETVEEITGCTIAMRKKVVKIKVGDNTVVDTCGTGGDAKNTFNISTAAAFVVAGAGLKVAKHGNKASSGQCGSADALKRLGVNIEADVKVVEKCIEVANIGFLYAPLLHQAMKYAVGPRKEIGIRTIFNIIGPLANPAGATHRILGVYSEHMTLIMTEALKMLGDQHAFVVHGLDGLDEITISDKTKVCELTGNEIKSYYFDPGDFGIKKSKLSDLTVNTPDESAMAIREVLDGIHSPKRDVVLINAAAAIIAGGLAEDFQEGLQIAAQSIDSGNAKGALKKLMEISWQSL; the protein is encoded by the coding sequence ATGCCTATAAAAGAAGCCATATCCAAGTTAGTAAATAAACAAAATCTCAGTACTGAAGAAAGTCTGACTACAATGACACAAATAATGGAAGGGAATGCCACTGATGCACAGATTGCCTCTTTTATCACCGCCTTGCGCATGAAGGGTGAAACTGTTGAAGAAATTACCGGATGCACCATTGCCATGCGAAAAAAGGTCGTCAAGATAAAAGTTGGTGACAATACTGTAGTCGATACCTGCGGAACAGGGGGAGACGCTAAAAACACATTCAATATCTCAACGGCAGCCGCCTTTGTTGTTGCAGGTGCCGGTCTGAAAGTCGCCAAGCACGGCAACAAAGCATCTTCCGGCCAATGCGGGAGTGCAGATGCACTGAAACGGTTAGGCGTTAATATTGAAGCAGATGTTAAGGTTGTGGAAAAATGCATTGAGGTGGCCAATATTGGATTCCTTTACGCTCCTCTCTTACATCAGGCAATGAAATACGCTGTCGGTCCCCGAAAAGAAATTGGAATTCGTACCATATTCAACATCATTGGCCCTTTAGCTAATCCTGCCGGAGCCACCCACCGGATCCTTGGTGTATATAGTGAACATATGACACTCATTATGACAGAGGCATTGAAAATGCTGGGGGATCAACATGCATTTGTTGTGCATGGATTGGACGGTCTGGATGAAATCACCATATCAGACAAAACCAAGGTTTGTGAGCTCACTGGGAATGAGATAAAAAGTTATTATTTTGATCCGGGAGACTTTGGTATAAAAAAGTCAAAACTTTCTGACCTGACCGTAAATACCCCCGACGAAAGTGCTATGGCAATCAGAGAAGTATTGGATGGTATTCACAGTCCAAAGAGAGATGTGGTGCTTATCAATGCCGCGGCTGCAATCATTGCCGGAGGACTGGCAGAAGATTTTCAGGAAGGGCTACAAATCGCCGCACAATCCATCGATTCTGGTAATGCAAAAGGCGCGCTTAAAAAGTTAATGGAGATTAGTTGGCAATCCCTGTAA
- a CDS encoding selenium-binding protein, whose product MCIKKLTFLITMILPFLFTYTTNADETCLSPYMAKITGQEDFVYVWTLGAEGLGDSSDKLVTIDVRPDSKAYGMVIHVVSVSGRNEAHHGDFTDDRRYFWAGGLDTSQIFIFDMYSDPAKPRLVKTINDFVKRSGGVVGPHTFYALPGRMLITGLSNDTDLGGRTGLVEYSNEGDYITTHWLPTIDNTRGAIIEKLADGYGYDVRVLPRRNVMLTSSFTGWSNYMTEFEKVTQDPDAMKRFGQTMVVWDFHARKPKKVLYVPGAPLEIRFAWGPFQDYAFTSTALTAKIWLIYADDKNEWQAKSVADIGDPSNPPLPVDISISADGRYLWVASFMDGKVRLFDVSDPFHPKQVYEKVIGSQLNMISQSWDGKRLYFTSSLLSKWDKKGKADQQFLKAYDWNGKELIEKFTVDFYQQKLGRPHIMRLGAYALYDIEPPKAASAAQGRQQEN is encoded by the coding sequence ATGTGTATAAAAAAATTGACATTTCTGATCACAATGATCCTGCCTTTTTTATTTACATACACCACAAATGCGGATGAAACTTGCTTGTCACCCTACATGGCCAAGATTACTGGACAAGAGGACTTTGTTTACGTTTGGACATTGGGCGCCGAGGGATTGGGAGACAGTTCAGACAAGCTTGTTACCATAGACGTACGTCCCGATTCGAAGGCTTACGGCATGGTAATTCATGTCGTATCTGTAAGTGGCCGTAACGAAGCCCATCACGGTGATTTTACCGACGATCGTCGCTACTTCTGGGCGGGGGGGCTTGACACCAGTCAAATATTCATCTTCGATATGTATTCAGACCCTGCAAAACCACGTCTTGTTAAAACCATAAACGATTTCGTGAAACGGTCCGGTGGTGTAGTGGGTCCGCACACGTTTTACGCCCTTCCAGGACGCATGCTAATCACTGGTCTCTCCAACGACACGGATCTTGGTGGCAGGACGGGTTTGGTGGAATACAGCAATGAGGGTGATTACATTACTACACATTGGTTACCGACTATCGATAATACGCGTGGAGCAATCATCGAGAAGCTTGCGGATGGATATGGCTATGATGTGCGGGTTTTGCCGCGCCGTAATGTGATGCTGACATCTTCATTTACAGGCTGGTCGAACTACATGACGGAATTTGAAAAGGTAACACAAGACCCCGATGCGATGAAGCGCTTCGGTCAGACTATGGTGGTGTGGGATTTTCACGCACGCAAACCGAAAAAAGTCTTGTATGTTCCTGGCGCACCGCTGGAGATCCGTTTTGCCTGGGGGCCATTTCAGGATTATGCCTTTACCAGCACCGCACTTACTGCAAAGATTTGGCTTATTTACGCAGATGACAAGAATGAGTGGCAGGCAAAGTCCGTAGCCGATATTGGCGACCCTTCAAATCCACCACTGCCTGTGGACATTAGCATAAGCGCTGATGGCCGGTATCTATGGGTTGCCTCTTTTATGGATGGCAAAGTACGCCTGTTCGATGTAAGTGACCCTTTTCATCCAAAACAGGTTTATGAGAAAGTTATCGGTTCTCAATTGAATATGATTTCGCAAAGCTGGGACGGCAAGCGGCTTTATTTTACCTCTTCACTGTTGTCGAAATGGGATAAAAAAGGCAAGGCAGACCAGCAGTTCCTTAAGGCATACGACTGGAATGGAAAGGAACTCATAGAAAAGTTCACTGTTGACTTCTACCAGCAAAAGCTGGGACGGCCTCATATTATGCGATTGGGCGCTTATGCGCTATACGACATTGAACCACCAAAGGCGGCATCAGCAGCCCAAGGACGCCAGCAAGAGAACTGA